In the genome of Amaranthus tricolor cultivar Red isolate AtriRed21 chromosome 15, ASM2621246v1, whole genome shotgun sequence, one region contains:
- the LOC130801924 gene encoding hypersensitive-induced reaction 1 protein-like: MGNLFCCVQVEESKVGIKERFGKHKEVLEPGFHCVPWIFGYQIRGKLSLRVQQLDVRCETKTKDDVFVTVVASVQYRAIPENATDAFYKLSDTRSQIQAYVYDVIRANVPRLCLDEVFEQKTETANIVANELKKAMSNFGFEIVQTLIVDIEPDELVKRAMNQINAASRLRVAAHDKAEADKIIQIKKAEGDAESKYLSGQGIARQRQAIIDGLRDSLLGFSGNVPGTKAKDVMDMVLITQYFDTMKEIGAASKSSAVFIPHGPGAVQDLAAQIRHGLHHASPSEE, encoded by the exons ATGGGGAACCTGTTCTGCTGTGTACAAGTCGAggaatcaaaagttggtatcaAAGAGCGCTTTGGAAAACATAAGGAGGTGCTAGAGCCCGGTTTCCATTGTGTCCCTTGGATCTTCGGTTATCAGATTCGAGGCAAGCTCAGTCTTCGTGTTCAGCAGTTAGATGTCCGCTGTGAGACCAAGACTAAG GACGATGTGTTCGTGACTGTAGTCGCCTCCGTTCAATACCGTGCCATTCCTGAGAATGCAACTGATGCATTTTACAAGCTCAGCGACACTCGCTCCCAAATTCAGGCTTATGTATACGATG TAATTAGAGCCAATGTCCCAAGACTATGTTTGGATGAGGTGTTTGAACAGAAGACTGAAACTGCTAACATAGTTGCTAATGAACTCAAAAAG GCTATGTCTAATTTTGGGTTCGAGATAGTCCAAACACTCATTGTCGATATTGAACCCGATGAACTTGTCAAACGGGCTATGAACCAAATTAATGCAG CTTCGAGATTGAGGGTGGCAGCACATGATAAAGCAGAAGCAGATAAGATTATACAGATCAAAAAAGCAGAAGGAGACGCAGAGTCGAAGTACCTGTCTGGGCAAGGTATCGCAAGGCAACGACAGGCCATCATAGATGGTCTTAGAGACAGTTTATTGGGATTTTCAGGCAATGTTCCAGGCACAAAAGCTAAAGATGTAATGGACATGGTTCTCATCACTCAGTATTTCGACACCATGAAAGAAATCGGTGCAGCTTCCAAATCCTCCGCTGTGTTCATCCCTCACGGTCCTGGTGCAGTACAGGACCTCGCTGCTCAAATTAGACACGGACTGCATCATGCTTCTCCATCTGAGGAGTGA
- the LOC130801926 gene encoding hypersensitive-induced reaction 1 protein: protein MGNLLCCVQVDQSTVAIKESFGKYNDVLDPGCHCVPWFIGHQIAGKLSLRVQQLDVRCETKTKDNVFVNVVASIQYRALAEKASDAFYKLSNTRSQIQAYVFDVIRASVPRLNVDDVFEQKSEIAKAVADELEKAMSHYGFEIVQTLIVDIEPDEHVKRAMNEINAAARLRVAANDKAEAEKIIQIKKAEGEAESKYLSGMGIARQRQAIVDGLRDSVLGFSVNVPGTSAKDVMDMILVTQYFDTMKEIGAASKTSAVFIPHGPGAVRDIATQIRDGLLQSSAVQTQ from the exons ATGGGGAACTTGTTATGTTGTGTTCAAGTCGACCAATCCACAGTTGCAATCAAGGAGAGCTTTGGCAAGTATAATGATGTGCTCGACCCAGGGTGTCATTGCGTCCCTTGGTTTATTGGTCATCAGATAGCCGGAAAACTCAGTCTTCGTGTACAACAGCTGGATGTACGGTGTGAGACCAAGACCAAG GACAATGTGTTTGTCAATGTTGTTGCGTCCATTCAATATCGTGCCCTTGCTGAGAAAGCAAGTGATGCATTTTACAAGCTGAGCAACACTCGTTCACAAATTCAAGCCTATGTTTTTGATG TGATTAGAGCTAGTGTTCCAAGGCTAAATGTGGATGATGTGTTCGAGCAGAAGAGTGAAATCGCCAAAGCAGTTGCTGATGAACTCGAAAAA GCAATGTCCCATTATGGTTTTGAGATTGTTCAAACTTTGATCGTTGATATTGAACCCGATGAACATGTCAAGCGGGCTATGAACGAAATTAATGCTG CTGCAAGATTGAGAGTGGCAGCAAATGACAAGGCTGAAGCAGAGAAGATAATACAGATAAAAAAAGCAGAAGGCGAGGCAGAATCCAAGTACCTTTCGGGGATGGGTATAGCTAGGCAACGACAAGCCATCGTAGATGGTCTTAGAGACAGTGTACTCGGCTTTTCTGTTAATGTTCCCGGGACAAGTGCAAAGGACGTTATGGATATGATTCTTGTCACACAGTACTTTGATACGATGAAGGAAATAGGGGCTGCTTCTAAGACATCTGCTGTGTTTATCCCGCATGGACCTGGGGCTGTGCGCGACATTGCCACACAGATTAGAGATGGGCTGCTGCAATCATCTGCCGTTCAAACTCAATGA